The following are encoded in a window of Cydia amplana chromosome 20, ilCydAmpl1.1, whole genome shotgun sequence genomic DNA:
- the LOC134657662 gene encoding uncharacterized protein LOC134657662 codes for MGQILAIILFICFIGTSGENLSRNKEDSLNEILTVESKLQNNGAALEHDRFARHAAMEMTVTESVINHLMKELGRRYPQAKKQPKSLKKVIRNLKQKLEDYVHVKKPLRTRPFGSINGNKGRKEKGRKTKRIRKVKRNRQKPKSVFNKVYN; via the exons ATGGGACAAATTCTAGCTATTATCCTGTTTATTTGTTTCATCGGCACTTCTGGTGAGAATTTGTCAAGAAATAAA GAGGACTCGTTGAATGAGATATTGACGGTCGAatctaaattacaaaataatggTGCTGCTTTGGAGCATGACAGA TTTGCTCGTCACGCGGCAATGGAAATGACAGTGACAGAATCAGTAATCAATCATCTCATGAAAGAACTTGGCCGACGCTACCCCCAGGCAAAGAAACAACCCAAATCATTGAAAAAGGTCATCAGAAATCTCAAGCAGAAACTCGAAGACTATGTTCACGTGAAGAAACCACTACGTACGAGACCATTTGGAAGCATTAATGGAAATAAAGGAAGAAAAGAGAAAGGAAGAAAAACGAAAAGGATACGTAAAGTGAAGAGAAATAGACAGAAACCAAAGAGTGTCttcaataaggtttacaattaA